Proteins encoded in a region of the Mycolicibacterium duvalii genome:
- a CDS encoding ABC transporter permease produces the protein MTLVAALHAERIKLLSVRSALWSAAVAALLSFGIAALQASVAYDYERLTATTAALGVAVFGVPVLTVLSAMTLTGEYRSAMIATTFAAVPRRTVVMVAKAVVAAVFCSISAAAMVLGSAAVVRFVAPAQAGRTVTSDLWPTVGGVALYAALAAVLGVGVAGLVRHTAGAVAVLLLWPLLVEPLLGNLPGRGAQIGPYLPFANIYRFLDVSWLFPTYVMRWGAVGSLLYFAALAGVVFAAAVVVVNRRDA, from the coding sequence ATGACGCTGGTCGCCGCGCTGCACGCGGAACGGATCAAGCTGTTGTCGGTGCGGTCGGCGCTGTGGTCGGCTGCGGTGGCCGCGCTGCTGAGCTTCGGCATCGCCGCGCTGCAGGCCTCGGTGGCCTACGACTACGAGCGGTTGACGGCGACGACGGCTGCGCTGGGCGTCGCGGTCTTCGGGGTGCCGGTGCTGACCGTGCTGTCGGCGATGACCCTCACCGGCGAATACCGCAGCGCGATGATCGCCACCACGTTCGCGGCGGTACCCCGTCGCACCGTGGTCATGGTGGCCAAAGCCGTTGTGGCCGCCGTGTTCTGCAGCATCTCCGCAGCTGCGATGGTGCTCGGTTCGGCGGCGGTGGTGCGGTTCGTCGCGCCCGCCCAGGCCGGCCGGACCGTCACGTCGGATCTCTGGCCGACCGTCGGCGGAGTCGCCCTCTATGCGGCGCTGGCCGCGGTCCTCGGGGTGGGCGTCGCGGGGCTGGTACGCCACACCGCAGGTGCGGTCGCCGTGCTGCTGCTGTGGCCGCTGCTGGTCGAACCCTTGCTGGGTAACCTGCCCGGCCGCGGCGCCCAGATCGGCCCGTACCTGCCGTTCGCCAACATCTACCGCTTCCTCGACGTGTCATGGCTGTTCCCGACGTATGTCATGCGCTGGGGTGCCGTGGGGTCGCTGCTGTACTTCGCCGCGCTGGCCGGTGTGGTGTTCGCCGCCGCGGTCGTGGTAGTCAATCGGCGAGACGCGTGA